GAAACTTCCTGCTGGATTCTCTCGGTTGCAATGGCATAGACCGAGTTGCCGGAAGCTCCTCCCACCGAGTCCAAGGCTTCGACCAGAGGCACGCCCGCCGCGAACATCGTTGCGAGCGTGCGGGTCCAGCGGGCAATGACCGCTTTCTCCACCAGCGCGCCAAAGATCGGCATCTTTAGCATGAGGCGGTCCATGAACATCTGGACCTTTTCATTGCGGCGCCACGCCTGCATGAAAAAGTAGAAACCGCCACCGAGGCCGCCAAAAATCAGCCACCAGTACTCGGTGAAGAACTCGCTCATGGCGATCACAAACAAGGTGGGCCCGGGCAAGTCGGCACCGAAAGAGGTGAACACTTGCTTGAACGAGGGAATCACGAAAATCATGATCACCGCCACCACGACAAAGGCCACGATGATCACCGAGATGGGGTACATCAACGCCGACTTGATCTTGGACTTGATGGCCTCGGTCTTCTCCATGTAGACCGCGAGACGGTCGAGCAACTCTTCCAGAATACCGGCCGCTTCACCCGCTTCCACGAGGTTGCAATAGAGACTGTCGAAGTAAAGCGGGTTCTTGCGGAAGGCCGCGCTGAGCGACGTGCCCGTTTCCACGTCGCTGCGGATGTCGTTGAGCAGCTTGGTCACGCTGGGGTTGGGGTTGCCGCGACCGACAATGTCGAAGGCCTGCAGCAGGGGTACACCGGCCTTCATCATGGTGGCCAGCTGGCGCGTGAAAATCGCGATGTCCTTGGGTTTGATTCTCTTGCCGGAAGACGTGCGCCGCTTTTTCACCTTGCCTGGCACGATCCCCTGCCGGCGCAGCGCCGCCAACACCTGGTTCTCGCCGGCCGCCCGGGTCTCGCCCCGAACCGTCTTGCCATTGCGGTCCTTGCCTTCCCACTCGAAGACGAAGTCCTTGATACCTTTGGATGCAGCAGTTGCCATGGTGTTTTCGGATTCCTGTGTCTAGCGTGAACTCATTCGTTGGTAACGCTCAGAACTTCTTCCAGCGAGGTCATGCCTTGTCTGACCTTAAGCAGTCCCGATTCGCGCAGGGTGCGCACACCTTCGGCGCTGGCCTGCTTGGCAATGTCCAGCGCGCTTCCGCCCCGCAAAATGATGCGCTGGATTTCTTCGGAAATTGGCATGACCTGATAGATACCGACGCGCCCCTTGTAGCCGTTGTTGCATGCTGAGCAACCCACCGGTTTGTAGGGCGTCCAGGTGCCGTCCAAGTCTTCGCTTTTGAACCCGGCATCCATCAGAGCCTTGCGAGGAACGTCCAACGGTGCCTTGCAGGTGGCGCACAACCTGCGCGCCAGACGTTGTGCCGTGATCAGGATCACGCTGGAAGCGATGTTGAACGTGGGAATGCCCATGTTCATCATCCGCGTGAG
This Hydrogenophaga taeniospiralis DNA region includes the following protein-coding sequences:
- a CDS encoding type II secretion system F family protein — translated: MATAASKGIKDFVFEWEGKDRNGKTVRGETRAAGENQVLAALRRQGIVPGKVKKRRTSSGKRIKPKDIAIFTRQLATMMKAGVPLLQAFDIVGRGNPNPSVTKLLNDIRSDVETGTSLSAAFRKNPLYFDSLYCNLVEAGEAAGILEELLDRLAVYMEKTEAIKSKIKSALMYPISVIIVAFVVVAVIMIFVIPSFKQVFTSFGADLPGPTLFVIAMSEFFTEYWWLIFGGLGGGFYFFMQAWRRNEKVQMFMDRLMLKMPIFGALVEKAVIARWTRTLATMFAAGVPLVEALDSVGGASGNSVYAIATERIQQEVSTGTSLTNAMTNANLFPSMVLQMCAIGEESGSIDHMLGKAADFYEAEVDDMVAGLSSLMEPIIIVILGTIIGGIVVSMYLPIFKLGQVV